GTTGGTGGGGGAGCTTAGCGACGTTCACTACATTCCTTATCCGGATTGCTACAGATGTCCCTTTGGAAAAGAGAGAAACTCCTGTAAAATGGAATGCGTCGAGTACATTAAGGCGAAGTTTGAGGGAGAAGTTTATGCAGACGGCGTTGCCGCTTTGTTTGCCGAACCGATTCAAGGAGATGCTGGAATGATCGTGCCTCCGGAGGATTATTTCAAAAGGCTCAAGAGAATCCTCGATGAGCATGGGATTCTTTTAGCTGTGGATGAAGTCCAGAGCGGCCTTGGGAGAACTGGGAAATGGTTTGCCATAGAGCACTTCGGGGTTAAGCCGGACATAATAACCGTGGCGAAGCCCCTTGGTGGTGGCTTGCCAATAAGTGCCGTAATCGGAAGGGCTGAGATCATGGATTCCCTACCCCCTCTGGGGCACGCCTTTACCTTAATCGGAAATCCCGTGGCGAGCAGGGCCGCTTTAGCTGTTATTGAGGAGATAGAAGAGAAGGGTCTCTTGAAAAGGGCGGAAAAGCTTGGAAGCTATGCTATGAAAAGACTGGAAAAAATGAAAAAGGAGCATGAGCTAATTGGCGACGTGAGAGGAAAGGGGCTTATGATAGGAGTTGATTTAGTTAAGGACAGGGAGACCAAGGAGAGGGCATATGATGAAGCTAAGAAGGTCGTCTGGAGGGCTTATGAACTCGGATTAATCGTTGCTTTCCTACAAGGGAACGTCCTGAGAATACAGCCCCCGCTAACGATTGAGAAAGAAACCCTCGATGAGGGCCTTGATAAGCTTGAAAGGGCAATAGCCGACGTTGAAGAGGGCAAAGTCGGGGATGAAGCTTTGAAGTTTGTTCAAGGCTGGTAGCTTTTTTTATTTACTGCTGTCTTTTGATATTGGAGCACTTGTTTTGGGAAGCTTAGCAGTTTTTGTGGTCTCACGGGTGGATTTTATCCTAAACTTTGCCGTGGCATCTTCAATGAGAGCCTTTTGGCAGTGGTTCCGCTTTTCAGCATAATGGCTCTTTCGTTTGTGTCTCCATTCTCAGTTCTTCCACAAATAAGAAGGAAAAATTAATGTGTCTCTGCATTTCCAAGCCTTATGTACCTCCCATGCCTTTTCACGAACTCCAAAAAGCGTTTATACGTTGGATGGGCACTTAGGGTTCCGCTGTCGCCAACTGCAATCAGCTTTCTCTTTGTCCTTGTTAGAGCAACGTTGAGCCTTCTCAGATCAGTTAAAAACCCCAGCTCAGCGTTCTTGTTTGACCTGACAAAAGACAGTACTACCACCTCTTTCTCCCTTCCTTGGTAGCCATCCACACTGTGAACCTCAATTTCTTCACCGATTAGGGAGCGTATCAAATCCACCTGGTCGTCGTAGGGTGTGATGATCCCTATCCACTCCTCCTTAACCCCCATTCTTAAGAGCCTCTCAACAATTTCTTTAACCAGAAGGGCCTCGAGGGGGTTTTCTCTTGAGGTGGAGCCTTTCCTCTGCCTCTCCCACTTGTCTCTTCTCTCCGCTGTATCGACAAAAACGAGCGGCTCTTCTCTTTTTAGGATTGAGTCCCAGGGCTCTCCGAAAAACGGTTCCCTCACTTTCAGGTTGGCTAAAGTTATGTTCTTTACGCTTTCATCCGCTTTTATTTTGCCATCGTAGAACTCTCTGCTCGGAAACTCCATGAGCTTCTCGTTCATCCTGTACTGTATTTCGAGCATCTTCGCTTTCTCTGGGTAAAGCTGGATAAGCCTTTCAAAAAGCGTCTCGCTGAGCTCCTTTGCCTCTTCACTTAGAATTGTTGGGGGTAGCTGCTTGTGATCTCCAGCGAGAACAAAGCGTTTTGCCTTTGCGATTGGAATTAAAACACTTGGAATCGTCGCTTGGGATGCTTCATCTATTATCGCAACGTCGAACTCCACATCCCTTACAAACTCAAGGGCTGCAGAGGAGTTTGTGCTCAAGATTACATCCGCTTTGTCGATTATTTCTCTGATTATCTCTTCCTCTATCTTTCCGGCAAACTTGTAGAGCTTCTGCACCTCCTCGTTTAGCACTATCCACCGGGCCATCTCCTTAACGTCCTTTGCGGGGACTCCCCTTGCCCCTCTGCCCTTCTCGGCCAGCTTTAGGATTTGCTTGTTGGTTAGCCCTCTTCTAAGGCCTGGCGCTGGTCTTTTGTGTTGATCCCTCATCATGGCCAGTCTCTCGGCTTTATTTCTAAGCTCTCTGACCCTTCTGTATCCCTCGTGACTTTCAACCTGAAATGCGAGGGTTGATTCCTTCAGGTGCTTTGAGACCCGTGAGGGATGCCCAAGGCGAACGAGCTTAACCTTTCCCCAGAGCCTTTCAACGAGGTTGTCAACTGCTACGTTGCTCTCAGCTGTTGCGAGAACTTTGTTTCCTCTCTTGACCTCTTGGAGGATGAGCTCGGCAAGGGTTCTCGTCTTTCCGGTGCCAAAGGGGCCGTGGATTAAAAAGAAGTCCTCGCTACCAAGGGCAAGACTTATAGCTTCTCTCTGTGTGGGGTTGAGGTTTTTATCGAAAGGTTCAAATTCTTGGAGGATGCTCTTCAAGGGTTTTTCTTGTTTTAGGATGAGCTTCAAAGCTTTAACGCCATTTTCGCTGAGACTTTTTAGGTTCTCTATCTGCCTTCTGAAGGTTACATCGTTTGCATAGAGGTCTATTCTAACGTTTCTCAAAGCCCATGAAGGGACGGATTCCAAGGCGACAACAATAAACCTGCTCCCCTTTTCAACAACGGTTCCAACAAGGTCACTCATTAGAGGATTTCCCCGGCTGATTAAAACAAGATCCCCGACGCTTATCTCTGTTTTAAATGGTTCCCTCCTTCCATACTTGACGAGCTTAAAGCCGAATTCCTCACCGGTTATTTTTCCGTTGAGGTTCAAAACAGCTCTACCAAGCTTTTCCCTCTCGTAACCCCTTAACTTCTTTATCTCTTCGCGCATTGCTTCTATCTCAGCCTCTCGCTCAAGCTCGACAAGCTCGATTAGTTTTGCAATGTAGCTTTTGACGTGCATGACCCATCACTGGGGAAGTAAAAAACTCCTGTAGAAGAGCGTTTTAGTGGGCCCGCGGGGCTTCGAACCCCGGACCTCCCGCTTATCAGGCGGGCGCTCTGACCAGGCTGAGCCACGGGCCCATTGTTTGGTGCCCCGGCCGGGATTTGAACCCGGGGCGCGGGATCGAGAGTCCCGCATGTTTGACCGGGCTACACCACCGGGGCGTCGAT
The Thermococcus sp. 2319x1 DNA segment above includes these coding regions:
- a CDS encoding leucine/methionine racemase encodes the protein MRKEEIIERYSRIFPKASRVTYAPIVAVKAKNAKVWDIEGREYIDFLSDAAVQNVGHNNERVVKAIKEQVERLIHFTFIYGFTLEPLLLAEKLAEISPIEEPKIAFGLSGSDANDGAIKFARAYTKRRTLLSYLKSYYGSTYGASSITGLDFHVRALVGELSDVHYIPYPDCYRCPFGKERNSCKMECVEYIKAKFEGEVYADGVAALFAEPIQGDAGMIVPPEDYFKRLKRILDEHGILLAVDEVQSGLGRTGKWFAIEHFGVKPDIITVAKPLGGGLPISAVIGRAEIMDSLPPLGHAFTLIGNPVASRAALAVIEEIEEKGLLKRAEKLGSYAMKRLEKMKKEHELIGDVRGKGLMIGVDLVKDRETKERAYDEAKKVVWRAYELGLIVAFLQGNVLRIQPPLTIEKETLDEGLDKLERAIADVEEGKVGDEALKFVQGW
- a CDS encoding IGHMBP2 family helicase, yielding MHVKSYIAKLIELVELEREAEIEAMREEIKKLRGYEREKLGRAVLNLNGKITGEEFGFKLVKYGRREPFKTEISVGDLVLISRGNPLMSDLVGTVVEKGSRFIVVALESVPSWALRNVRIDLYANDVTFRRQIENLKSLSENGVKALKLILKQEKPLKSILQEFEPFDKNLNPTQREAISLALGSEDFFLIHGPFGTGKTRTLAELILQEVKRGNKVLATAESNVAVDNLVERLWGKVKLVRLGHPSRVSKHLKESTLAFQVESHEGYRRVRELRNKAERLAMMRDQHKRPAPGLRRGLTNKQILKLAEKGRGARGVPAKDVKEMARWIVLNEEVQKLYKFAGKIEEEIIREIIDKADVILSTNSSAALEFVRDVEFDVAIIDEASQATIPSVLIPIAKAKRFVLAGDHKQLPPTILSEEAKELSETLFERLIQLYPEKAKMLEIQYRMNEKLMEFPSREFYDGKIKADESVKNITLANLKVREPFFGEPWDSILKREEPLVFVDTAERRDKWERQRKGSTSRENPLEALLVKEIVERLLRMGVKEEWIGIITPYDDQVDLIRSLIGEEIEVHSVDGYQGREKEVVVLSFVRSNKNAELGFLTDLRRLNVALTRTKRKLIAVGDSGTLSAHPTYKRFLEFVKRHGRYIRLGNAETH